The DNA region GGCCCGGACGCGTTCACCGGCGCCGCCATCCGCGAGACCCTGCTCAGCGCCGGCACGGGGATCGATCTCCAGTCGGGTCGCGGTTCCCTCGACCTCACGGTCTTCTGGCAGCGGCTCGCGATCGGGGACGCGACCAGCGAGCGGCGGCTGGGTGTCGCCCTCAGCCTGCGCACCTCCGAGACCTGGACCCGGCGCAGCCAGCCCTTCTAGCCCCGTTTCGCCCGAGGAGAGGCAATGCTCAAGCGTTTCGTTCCGACCGCCGCCCTGCTGCTGCTCGGCCTCCTGGCCGCTGGCTGTCAGGGCGAACTCGACCAGTCCGATCTCGACGCGCTCGCCGCCCTGCCGGCCGCCGAGCGCGCCGCGCGCATCGAGCAGCTGATCGCCGCGCACCCGGAGCAGCCGCAGCTGCCCGGCCTGCTCGCGAAGGCGCGCTACGAGGACTACGCGGGCCTGGCGCCGCAGGCGCGCATCGAGGCGATCAAGGCGGCTCTGCGCGACGACCCCGAGAACGCGATCACCTCCAAGCTGCTCGGCGACGCCTACGCCGACTGCGCCCGCGGCGAGGGCGGCGTGAGCTATCTGGACAGCGCGCTCTTCGCCTACGAGAACGCGGCCCTCAAGGCGCCGCACTTCTTCTCGGCCGTCGGCAGCGTCGGCGCGCTCTACGACGAGAAGGAGGACTTCGAGCAGGCCATCGCCTGGTACGAGAAGGCGCTCCTCCTCGTGCCGGACCACGTGCCCACGCTCTGCAACCTGGGCGCCAGCCACTACAATCGCGGCGACTACGCGCAGGCCATGGACTACTACCGCCGCGCGCTCGCGCTGGACCCGCGCAGCCAGGACGCGCACTTCAATCTGGGCGTCGCCTTCGCCGAGGCGACGATCTACCGCGAGGCGATCCGCGAGTGGCGGGAAGTGGTCGCCATCGACAGCACGACGGCCGTCGCGAAGGAGGCGGCGAAGAACGCCGACCTCCTGCAAGACGTCCTCGACGAGACCATCTACAAGGGCGGCAAGAAGAGCCGCCGCATCAATCTCCAGGGCACTGAGTGATCGGGGCAGG from bacterium includes:
- a CDS encoding tetratricopeptide repeat protein — its product is MLKRFVPTAALLLLGLLAAGCQGELDQSDLDALAALPAAERAARIEQLIAAHPEQPQLPGLLAKARYEDYAGLAPQARIEAIKAALRDDPENAITSKLLGDAYADCARGEGGVSYLDSALFAYENAALKAPHFFSAVGSVGALYDEKEDFEQAIAWYEKALLLVPDHVPTLCNLGASHYNRGDYAQAMDYYRRALALDPRSQDAHFNLGVAFAEATIYREAIREWREVVAIDSTTAVAKEAAKNADLLQDVLDETIYKGGKKSRRINLQGTE